Proteins encoded together in one Lepisosteus oculatus isolate fLepOcu1 chromosome 2, fLepOcu1.hap2, whole genome shotgun sequence window:
- the LOC102682213 gene encoding mannose-binding protein C-like isoform X2 — MPLSRRWPVLLTSVTLLLLELCPGLAAEAPTSTCSGYPGIPGSPGNNGVPGRDGRDGKDGRDGASGLKGEKGESGAFGPPGKFGPSGPAGMKGQKGEPGPSERRYIDKLQSEVDMLKISLSRLEKAAHFQFFRRSGNKYFGSNKEPGTFEQGLKICRDAGGKIATPGSQVENNALSKFLAESQYAYIGANDRTTEGTFVDLENKPLQFTSWKDGEPNNFKGKEDCAIILTTGIWNDVPCDLKYIIICEF, encoded by the exons ATGCCCCTATCCAGGCGATGGCCTGTCCTGCTCACGTCAGTTACCCTGCTCCTTCTCGAGCTCTGTCCTGGACTGGCTGCTGAAGCCCCGACATCCACCTGCTCAGGGTACCCAGGAATTCCAGGCTCCCCCGGCAACAATGGAGTTCCAGGAAGGGATGGGAGAGATGGGAAAGATGGAAGAGATGGAGCAAGTGGTCTTAAAGGGGAAAAGG GGGAAAGTGGTGCCTTTGGACCCCCAGGGAAATTTGGACCATCGGGCCCAGCAGGGATGAAAGGACAAAAGGGGGAACCAGGGCCTTCAG AACGAAGATACATTGACAAATTGCAGTCAGAGGTTGACATGCTTAAAATCAGCTTGTCCAGACTTGAAAAAG CTGCACACTTTCAGTTCTTCAGAAGATCTGGTAATAAATACTTTGGGTCCAATAAGGAGCCTGGCACTTTTGAACAAGGATTAAAGATATGCAGAGATGCTGGTGGAAAAATAGCCACGCCAGGAAGCCAAGTGGAAAATAATGCCCTTTCGAAGTTTCTCGCTGAATCTCAGTACGCCTACATTGGAGCAAATGACAGAACCACCGAAGGGACATTTGTGGACTTGGAAAATAAGCCTCTTCAATTTACCAGTTGGAAAGATGGTGAACCCAATAACTTTAAGGGAAAAGAAGACTGTGCTATAATACTCACAACTGGAATATGGAACGATGTGCCATGTGATCTAAAGTATATCATAATTTGTGAGTtctaa
- the LOC102682213 gene encoding mannose-binding protein C-like isoform X1, whose translation MPLSRRWPVLLTSVTLLLLELCPGLAAEAPTSTCSGYPGIPGSPGNNGVPGRDGRDGKDGRDGASGLKGEKGEKGESGAFGPPGKFGPSGPAGMKGQKGEPGPSERRYIDKLQSEVDMLKISLSRLEKAAHFQFFRRSGNKYFGSNKEPGTFEQGLKICRDAGGKIATPGSQVENNALSKFLAESQYAYIGANDRTTEGTFVDLENKPLQFTSWKDGEPNNFKGKEDCAIILTTGIWNDVPCDLKYIIICEF comes from the exons ATGCCCCTATCCAGGCGATGGCCTGTCCTGCTCACGTCAGTTACCCTGCTCCTTCTCGAGCTCTGTCCTGGACTGGCTGCTGAAGCCCCGACATCCACCTGCTCAGGGTACCCAGGAATTCCAGGCTCCCCCGGCAACAATGGAGTTCCAGGAAGGGATGGGAGAGATGGGAAAGATGGAAGAGATGGAGCAAGTGGTCTTAAAGGGGAAAAGGGTGAGAAAG GGGAAAGTGGTGCCTTTGGACCCCCAGGGAAATTTGGACCATCGGGCCCAGCAGGGATGAAAGGACAAAAGGGGGAACCAGGGCCTTCAG AACGAAGATACATTGACAAATTGCAGTCAGAGGTTGACATGCTTAAAATCAGCTTGTCCAGACTTGAAAAAG CTGCACACTTTCAGTTCTTCAGAAGATCTGGTAATAAATACTTTGGGTCCAATAAGGAGCCTGGCACTTTTGAACAAGGATTAAAGATATGCAGAGATGCTGGTGGAAAAATAGCCACGCCAGGAAGCCAAGTGGAAAATAATGCCCTTTCGAAGTTTCTCGCTGAATCTCAGTACGCCTACATTGGAGCAAATGACAGAACCACCGAAGGGACATTTGTGGACTTGGAAAATAAGCCTCTTCAATTTACCAGTTGGAAAGATGGTGAACCCAATAACTTTAAGGGAAAAGAAGACTGTGCTATAATACTCACAACTGGAATATGGAACGATGTGCCATGTGATCTAAAGTATATCATAATTTGTGAGTtctaa